One stretch of Urocitellus parryii isolate mUroPar1 chromosome 12, mUroPar1.hap1, whole genome shotgun sequence DNA includes these proteins:
- the LOC113178375 gene encoding uncharacterized protein LOC113178375 isoform X2, giving the protein MAAAAPPATCQGSVTFEDVAVIFTDEEWRHLVPVQRALYKAVMLENYESIVSLGLPVPQPDVIFQLKRGIEPWTEGLRGSEDRKCPENVSLGWGTKPKIQDASEEEKPEGTQRGSIDRQSPLCPKLEVQALVSRLEVEKERPTVEPCKKLLSRDPSLQQGSAPPKKALTKERDHECRDCGKTFFDHSSLVRHQRTHTGEKPYDCQECGKAFSHRSSLSRHLMSHTGESPFECSACGKAFFDRSSLTVHQRIHTGEKPFKCSECGKAFFDRSSLTRHQRIHTGESPYECRQCGKAFSQKSILTRHQLIHTGRKPYECNECGKAFYGVSSLNRHQKAHAGEPRYQCSECGKAFFDRSSLTQHQKIHTGDKPYECGECGKAFSQRCRLTRHQRVHTGEKPFECSVCGKVFSSKSSVIQHQRRYAKQGID; this is encoded by the exons ATGGCTGCTGCAGCACCACCTGCCACGTGCCAG GGATCTGTGACGTTCGAGGACGTGGCTGTGATTTTCACAGACGAAGAGTGGAGGCATCTGGTCCCCGTTCAGAGAGCCCTCTACAAGGcggtgatgctggagaactatgAGAGCATCGTCTCGCTGG GACTTCCAGTTCCTCAACCCGATGTGATTTTTCAGTTGAAGAGAGGGATTGAGCCATGGACAGAGGGTCTTCGTGGATCTGAGGACAGAAAGTGTCCAGAGAATGTCTCTCTAG GCTGGGGGACCAAGCCCAAGATTCAAGATGCTTCAGAAGAAGAGAAACCAGAAGGAACACAGAGGGGAAGCATTGACAGGCAAAGTCCTCTGTGTCCTAAACTTGAAGTTCAAGCACTGGTTAGTAGGTTGGAAGTGGAGAAGGAAAGACCCACAGTAGAACCTTGCAAGAAACTGCTGTCCCGGGATCCAAGCTTGCAGCAAGGGTCAGCCCCACCCAAGAAAGCCCTCACTAAAGAGAGAGACCATGAGTGCAGAGACTGTGGGAAGACCTTCTTCGACCACTCCTCACTTGTGCGCCACCAGAggactcacactggagagaagccctacgaCTGTCaggagtgtgggaaagccttcagtcaCAGAAGCAGCCTCAGTAGACACCTGATGTCTCACACCGGGGAGAGCCCCTTCGAGTGCAGTGCATGTGGCAAGGCCTTCTTTGACCGGTCGTCCCTCACCGTGCACCAGCGGATTCACACGGGAGAGAAGCCCTTCAAATGCAGcgagtgtgggaaagccttcttTGACCGCTCGTCCCTCACTcgacaccagagaattcatactggagaaagtCCTTATGAGTGTCGTCagtgtgggaaggcctttagCCAGAAAAGCATTCTTACTCGCCATCAGCTCATCCACACAGGCaggaagccctatgaatgtaatgagtgtggaaaagccttctaCGGCGTCTCATCCCTGAACAGACATCAAAAAGCTCACGCAGGGGAGCCGCGCTATCAGTGcagtgaatgtgggaaagccttcttTGACCGTTCCTCCCTTACGCAACATCAGAAGATCCACACTGGAGACAAGCCATACGAATGCGgtgagtgtgggaaagccttcagccAGAGGTGCCGGCTCACGCGGCATCAGAGAGTtcacactggggagaagccctttGAGTGCAGCGTGTGTGGGAAAGTCTTCAGCTCAAAATCTTCAGTTATTCAGCATCAGCGGCGTTACGCAAAACAGGGAATAGATTGA
- the LOC113178375 gene encoding uncharacterized protein LOC113178375 isoform X1: MVKTWSQKDSALCFWEHTQEGMAAAAPPATCQGSVTFEDVAVIFTDEEWRHLVPVQRALYKAVMLENYESIVSLGLPVPQPDVIFQLKRGIEPWTEGLRGSEDRKCPENVSLGWGTKPKIQDASEEEKPEGTQRGSIDRQSPLCPKLEVQALVSRLEVEKERPTVEPCKKLLSRDPSLQQGSAPPKKALTKERDHECRDCGKTFFDHSSLVRHQRTHTGEKPYDCQECGKAFSHRSSLSRHLMSHTGESPFECSACGKAFFDRSSLTVHQRIHTGEKPFKCSECGKAFFDRSSLTRHQRIHTGESPYECRQCGKAFSQKSILTRHQLIHTGRKPYECNECGKAFYGVSSLNRHQKAHAGEPRYQCSECGKAFFDRSSLTQHQKIHTGDKPYECGECGKAFSQRCRLTRHQRVHTGEKPFECSVCGKVFSSKSSVIQHQRRYAKQGID, from the exons ATGGTGAAGACATGGAGTCAGAAG GACTCTGCCCTTTGCTTCTGGGAGCACACACAGGAGGGAATGGCTGCTGCAGCACCACCTGCCACGTGCCAG GGATCTGTGACGTTCGAGGACGTGGCTGTGATTTTCACAGACGAAGAGTGGAGGCATCTGGTCCCCGTTCAGAGAGCCCTCTACAAGGcggtgatgctggagaactatgAGAGCATCGTCTCGCTGG GACTTCCAGTTCCTCAACCCGATGTGATTTTTCAGTTGAAGAGAGGGATTGAGCCATGGACAGAGGGTCTTCGTGGATCTGAGGACAGAAAGTGTCCAGAGAATGTCTCTCTAG GCTGGGGGACCAAGCCCAAGATTCAAGATGCTTCAGAAGAAGAGAAACCAGAAGGAACACAGAGGGGAAGCATTGACAGGCAAAGTCCTCTGTGTCCTAAACTTGAAGTTCAAGCACTGGTTAGTAGGTTGGAAGTGGAGAAGGAAAGACCCACAGTAGAACCTTGCAAGAAACTGCTGTCCCGGGATCCAAGCTTGCAGCAAGGGTCAGCCCCACCCAAGAAAGCCCTCACTAAAGAGAGAGACCATGAGTGCAGAGACTGTGGGAAGACCTTCTTCGACCACTCCTCACTTGTGCGCCACCAGAggactcacactggagagaagccctacgaCTGTCaggagtgtgggaaagccttcagtcaCAGAAGCAGCCTCAGTAGACACCTGATGTCTCACACCGGGGAGAGCCCCTTCGAGTGCAGTGCATGTGGCAAGGCCTTCTTTGACCGGTCGTCCCTCACCGTGCACCAGCGGATTCACACGGGAGAGAAGCCCTTCAAATGCAGcgagtgtgggaaagccttcttTGACCGCTCGTCCCTCACTcgacaccagagaattcatactggagaaagtCCTTATGAGTGTCGTCagtgtgggaaggcctttagCCAGAAAAGCATTCTTACTCGCCATCAGCTCATCCACACAGGCaggaagccctatgaatgtaatgagtgtggaaaagccttctaCGGCGTCTCATCCCTGAACAGACATCAAAAAGCTCACGCAGGGGAGCCGCGCTATCAGTGcagtgaatgtgggaaagccttcttTGACCGTTCCTCCCTTACGCAACATCAGAAGATCCACACTGGAGACAAGCCATACGAATGCGgtgagtgtgggaaagccttcagccAGAGGTGCCGGCTCACGCGGCATCAGAGAGTtcacactggggagaagccctttGAGTGCAGCGTGTGTGGGAAAGTCTTCAGCTCAAAATCTTCAGTTATTCAGCATCAGCGGCGTTACGCAAAACAGGGAATAGATTGA
- the LOC113178375 gene encoding uncharacterized protein LOC113178375 isoform X3 — protein sequence MGHRDSALCFWEHTQEGMAAAAPPATCQGSVTFEDVAVIFTDEEWRHLVPVQRALYKAVMLENYESIVSLGLPVPQPDVIFQLKRGIEPWTEGLRGSEDRKCPENVSLGWGTKPKIQDASEEEKPEGTQRGSIDRQSPLCPKLEVQALVSRLEVEKERPTVEPCKKLLSRDPSLQQGSAPPKKALTKERDHECRDCGKTFFDHSSLVRHQRTHTGEKPYDCQECGKAFSHRSSLSRHLMSHTGESPFECSACGKAFFDRSSLTVHQRIHTGEKPFKCSECGKAFFDRSSLTRHQRIHTGESPYECRQCGKAFSQKSILTRHQLIHTGRKPYECNECGKAFYGVSSLNRHQKAHAGEPRYQCSECGKAFFDRSSLTQHQKIHTGDKPYECGECGKAFSQRCRLTRHQRVHTGEKPFECSVCGKVFSSKSSVIQHQRRYAKQGID from the exons ATGGGCCACAGG GACTCTGCCCTTTGCTTCTGGGAGCACACACAGGAGGGAATGGCTGCTGCAGCACCACCTGCCACGTGCCAG GGATCTGTGACGTTCGAGGACGTGGCTGTGATTTTCACAGACGAAGAGTGGAGGCATCTGGTCCCCGTTCAGAGAGCCCTCTACAAGGcggtgatgctggagaactatgAGAGCATCGTCTCGCTGG GACTTCCAGTTCCTCAACCCGATGTGATTTTTCAGTTGAAGAGAGGGATTGAGCCATGGACAGAGGGTCTTCGTGGATCTGAGGACAGAAAGTGTCCAGAGAATGTCTCTCTAG GCTGGGGGACCAAGCCCAAGATTCAAGATGCTTCAGAAGAAGAGAAACCAGAAGGAACACAGAGGGGAAGCATTGACAGGCAAAGTCCTCTGTGTCCTAAACTTGAAGTTCAAGCACTGGTTAGTAGGTTGGAAGTGGAGAAGGAAAGACCCACAGTAGAACCTTGCAAGAAACTGCTGTCCCGGGATCCAAGCTTGCAGCAAGGGTCAGCCCCACCCAAGAAAGCCCTCACTAAAGAGAGAGACCATGAGTGCAGAGACTGTGGGAAGACCTTCTTCGACCACTCCTCACTTGTGCGCCACCAGAggactcacactggagagaagccctacgaCTGTCaggagtgtgggaaagccttcagtcaCAGAAGCAGCCTCAGTAGACACCTGATGTCTCACACCGGGGAGAGCCCCTTCGAGTGCAGTGCATGTGGCAAGGCCTTCTTTGACCGGTCGTCCCTCACCGTGCACCAGCGGATTCACACGGGAGAGAAGCCCTTCAAATGCAGcgagtgtgggaaagccttcttTGACCGCTCGTCCCTCACTcgacaccagagaattcatactggagaaagtCCTTATGAGTGTCGTCagtgtgggaaggcctttagCCAGAAAAGCATTCTTACTCGCCATCAGCTCATCCACACAGGCaggaagccctatgaatgtaatgagtgtggaaaagccttctaCGGCGTCTCATCCCTGAACAGACATCAAAAAGCTCACGCAGGGGAGCCGCGCTATCAGTGcagtgaatgtgggaaagccttcttTGACCGTTCCTCCCTTACGCAACATCAGAAGATCCACACTGGAGACAAGCCATACGAATGCGgtgagtgtgggaaagccttcagccAGAGGTGCCGGCTCACGCGGCATCAGAGAGTtcacactggggagaagccctttGAGTGCAGCGTGTGTGGGAAAGTCTTCAGCTCAAAATCTTCAGTTATTCAGCATCAGCGGCGTTACGCAAAACAGGGAATAGATTGA